The genomic window GCCCATTAACTTTACAGTGTAATCTCATCTTTAGTGCCACCATTGTCATCCTGGATGCAAAATTCAAACATTTCCATCCACCACTCAAACTACTGCCAACTACATTACAATCTCTCTCAGCTGTGTAATGAGCCAAAGGAAAAGATGAATACGGTAGAATATGCCACTAGATTTTCATGTGCAAGTTAGACCGGCACGCGAAAGAAAAATGTTGCACAGAAAAATGGGGGAAAAGAACCAATAGATGTAGGCCCCCGAGGCCTTTGAAGACTTGAAGCTATCTCATTGATGCTGTTATGGTTCACGTAGAATAATTAGCCCCATTTGACAATAGCTGAACCCCAGGTAAGTCCAGCGCCGAAACCTGATGCCGCAATAATATCACCAGTCTTCACCTTGCCACTGCGAACAGCCTCATCCAATGCTAATGGGATGGATGCCGCGCTGGTATTGCCGTAGTTAGCAAGATTTGAAATAACCTTGTCAGATGGGATATCTAATCGACTGGCAGCAGCATCAATAATCCGCTGATTAGCCTGTACACAGAAGATAATTTAGAACAGCAATGATTCAGGTCAAGTGTATTTTTAGTTAGGACACTCACTTGATGTAACAACAACCAGTCGATACTGGAGGCAGGCAAACCAGCTTCTTGGAGTGCCTTCTCGATGGACTGTGGCACGCACCGGACAGCAAAGCGAAAAACTTCCTTTCCGTTCATTTGAATGCATGAGTAGGTTGCCTTCTTTGGCGGAAATCCAGGAACACCATTGGTATTGGACAAGATAGACTCGTCATTTGCCGTTATGGCATTTAGGTGCCTACATGTAAATGAAGAGAAACTATGTAAGCCAACATATATTTAGAATGAATTTTCAGTACCTCACAACATTCTCGAAAGGAAGCCGCACTTTTGTCCATTGCCATCACTTTGTACACAAAAACCAAGCAAGCCGTCTTCATCAAAGCTGCATGCCTGCAAAATTCTAAATTAAGAAGTTGGACAAGAGAATTTGGATAAAGATCTCGTAATTAACAGTATCACATCACCAAGCATGGCTTCTCATGTTTCTTACTGAACAAAGTTCCAACCATATTTCATTCAGATTTAGCCATGGAACATTAACTAACTTACTGGGATGGGgagaaatataaatatttatacgcTATACCTGTACCAACACAGCACCAGCAGCATCACCAAAAAGGATGCATGTACCTCTGTCTGTCCAATCCACATATTTTGAAAGAGCATCGGCACCAACTACTAGGACATTCTGAAGACCTCCACCTACAACAGTATGCATATA from Miscanthus floridulus cultivar M001 chromosome 11, ASM1932011v1, whole genome shotgun sequence includes these protein-coding regions:
- the LOC136493864 gene encoding beta-ketoacyl-[acyl-carrier-protein] synthase III, chloroplastic-like, with product MVTASGLALPRVAAPCPARTRGGLRPAFLRFAPPVALPPRQLRCCASTVDDGVVSAAASKPRLPRMVGMGSKLVGCGSAIPTLSVSNDDLSKIVETSDEWIAARTGIRNRRVLSGDETLRGLSIQAAQRALEMAEVKAEDVDLVLLCTSTPDDLFGGAAQVLAEVGCTNAFGFDITAACSGFIVGLITATRFIKGGGLQNVLVVGADALSKYVDWTDRGTCILFGDAAGAVLVQACSFDEDGLLGFCVQSDGNGQKHLNAITANDESILSNTNGVPGFPPKKATYSCIQMNGKEVFRFAVRCVPQSIEKALQEAGLPASSIDWLLLHQANQRIIDAAASRLDIPSDKVISNLANYGNTSAASIPLALDEAVRSGKVKTGDIIAASGFGAGLTWGSAIVKWG